A region of Bombilactobacillus folatiphilus DNA encodes the following proteins:
- a CDS encoding methylated-DNA--[protein]-cysteine S-methyltransferase, translating to MMLQRAQINTPLGEMTVVVNQTCVQELWFSDMPLPKTQSAQATQLSSWTQNPIMVQVQAWLQAYFAGSQPDLTNILMTPSGTTYQQDVWHITQQIPVGQTWTYRQLQTQLQAQRLPSGSPRSLGGALSKNPILILIPCHRVIGSDGRLTGYAGGLWRKQKLLAMEQKSRNQN from the coding sequence ATGATGTTACAACGAGCGCAAATCAACACACCGTTAGGCGAGATGACGGTGGTGGTTAATCAGACTTGTGTGCAAGAACTCTGGTTTAGTGACATGCCGTTGCCCAAAACACAGAGCGCCCAAGCAACACAACTGAGTTCTTGGACCCAAAATCCTATCATGGTACAAGTTCAAGCTTGGTTGCAGGCTTATTTTGCAGGTTCACAGCCAGACTTGACGAATATCTTGATGACACCTAGCGGAACAACTTACCAACAAGATGTTTGGCACATCACACAACAAATTCCCGTGGGTCAAACGTGGACTTATCGCCAGCTTCAAACACAATTGCAAGCACAACGTTTGCCGAGTGGTTCGCCCCGGTCGTTAGGTGGCGCGTTGAGCAAGAATCCGATTTTGATCTTGATTCCTTGTCACCGTGTGATTGGCAGTGACGGTCGGTTAACGGGATATGCGGGCGGGTTATGGCGCAAGCAAAAATTATTAGCAATGGAGCAAAAGAGTCGAAATCAGAACTAA